In the genome of Juglans microcarpa x Juglans regia isolate MS1-56 chromosome 6S, Jm3101_v1.0, whole genome shotgun sequence, the window TACATCTAAAAAATCTTGCTTTTTGTGGACTTAACCCATGGTTATGTGCATTGCAAACAGTAGTTATACGTAAGACACCATCAGCCAAAACTGCATTAATTCTCGCCTTACAATCAGTCTTTATTGTCGGGCGTGGTTTAGAAATGTTGGTAATACGTTTCCTTGCCTTACCACCACGAGCACACCCAAGTGTTATATATCTAACACTCTCATCATCTTCACTTTTACTTCTTTGGGTCATTATGCCAAATCCAGCCTGTCTCCCATATTGCTTGTAGTAGTAAATGAGTTCTTTCTTAGTTTTAAAAAACATCCCCGGCGTTGGCTCTGAAATCCCATCTTCATCATTTCCCGGTGTTGGTTCCGaaaccccatcatcatcatttcccgACGTTGGCTCTGAAACTCCATCATCATTATTTCCTAGCGTTGGCTCTAaaaccacatcatcatcatcattctccaGCATTACACCATGATTATCAATCACTACCTCATCATCTCTCACATTTGGGGGATCCATATAATTACTGCTTTCGGAAAAAAACAGTGATCGCCTAGTAGATGTGCATTCTTCCCCTTTCTCCATCAGCAACaatcttcatatatttaaagcacaacatgaaagtaaaaaaaaaaaaaattaaagcacaaCAAATTAGCAACATTTACATAAAAATCTAACCACAGCATATGATAAATTTAGCTGGTACACAAGAAAAAACATGCTGCAAGTtcatagtctatataagttcaGAAATCGATCTATAAGATCCATCTGTATATTGACCATTGCAAATTATTGTGCTACATAGGtcctaaataaaaaactagaaACGCTACGAAATTGTAGAAATATGTCAAGAAGTTAGTATTGCAGATGCTCATTCATCTTCCAGATAATTATAACGCAATGAGGTCTCCATGCATGCCAACAAGAACAGCAGCACAAGCAACATTTTGGATTTAAAGTCCAATAAAGTAAAGAATGgcaattgataaaaaataaacatatccAATCCTTTCGAAATTAACCATATGCCCACCAAAAGGGAATCTAGAAGTCTTGATGATATCCAGCACAATAGATGGAGTTAGATTAACAAATAGGacgagaagaaaaaatgtaaaaattaccaatttctttctttgataaaaaaaaaaaaaagagtgagaggGAGGAACGTAAACAGTATTTTGGTATAACAAATGGAGATTAATTGATAGAGTACTATATAGCTAATAACAAATAACATCACAATCCTTTCTTCAACATAAACACAAGCAGCTTTCGTAAGAATTCCAGAACTATCAGACAATAAAAATGCAGGACCCATCCAAAAGTCAAAGATGATATGTTAGAGAACGAACATCtacaaatgatattttcagGAAATGATAAGAATGCTAAAAAATGGAGAAGCTATTAACAGAGATAAGAGTGCAGTTGAAACTTGACCATAAGATTCTCAAGAACTTAAGTGCTTTGCCTCTTGATTTTGTTCATGAATGATTACTCTGTATTTATACAAACTAattcaccaataaaaaatcaGATCCCTAAAAATCAGATTGTCCATcctaaaacatgattattctatatttatacAGACTAATTTAGCAAACAAAATTCAGCAAGCAACCAAAACCCAGCAGTAGGTAAAACAACCCATGATATGTATGTAAATAAACAAGTGCAGATCAAGGTTTTTACCAAGGAGGTCATCGGCAATCGGCAGTCGATGGTGCAGAAGGCATTCCGTCCGTTGGTGGAGAAGGCGTTTCGTCCGTCGATGGTGGGTTGAAGGTCCTCTTCTCGATGGTGGAGGAGTGATTCGTTTGGATCGATGGGCATGCACAGCGGAGAGGGAAAACGTAAGAGCAGGGGGTGCGAGATTTGAATTTGGTTCCAATTTTCGTGCAGATTTATGTTCTAGATAAGGAAGGTTAATTTGgtcaattcataaattaaaatggGGATAAGATGGACATTTCATAGACCAGGACTGCAATACAGTCCTCTTAAGAGGACTGTATATAGAACTGCTCAGTTAGTTATTTGTTTGCCTTTGCCTGGGCCCTGAGTTCGCCTCGCTTGGTGTGCAAACGAGCTCCTTCACTAATTCTTGTCGTTTTAGAAAATCTCCCATAGACGGCAAGGAAGAAACGACAACAATTTACAGCGACAGATACGTGGATTAGTACACACTTATCTAttcagaatttttaattttatcaatttagaCAGATTTAAACgatgaatgaaattattttaaataaaaattaaaaattattattattttaaaatttaataagattaaattatttattatattttatataaaaatttaaaaaaattataataataaactaaaactatttctatatctaaacgAGCTTTAgtttgaatttataattttaaaaatatacttagtATGCCATTTACTGCCCCTTTTTACAATCAtcgatatttttaatttctttagaacaaatttagattttatttgaatgaaaataattttctattgaTACTTGTCGAAtatgattggaaaaaaaaattaaaaaaactttgttgatagttttgaaaaatgattgtcAAATAAGACGCTAGATAgacagataaataaataaataaataaataaataaataaataaataaataaataaaatacaatcatCACCAATGTGATATGAGGTGATGTTTTAATAACAATCTGTTGTTGAaaactttcttaaaatttgttattttcaatccaaacatatatatatatatatattttagtcgTAAAGAGAttgtataaaagtaaatttataaactgacgtgacttaAAGTAatatgtcagattataaagttatttttattgtaaagtaaatctaacgaatcacgtaaagtcacgtcagtttgtaggtttatttttatgtaatttctttgtgtctgtagcagttctcatatatatatatataatataaaccgacacaatttcaaaaataatttttatcaaaatatttttacctcAATTATAAAGGAGATTTGAGGTGTTTGTGGGTGGAGTTGGTTGGAATTACGTGCAGATGGGTTTGGGGAGAAAAACAAAACTCAGAGCCTAGCAGGTGGAGAAAAAAAAGGTGCTCAAAAGATAAAATCACctctaaaaatttcaaaaaaaaaaaaaaatcctataaagtactttattttttaaagtcattttttattttatgaaattaatatttactttcatactttttaaaaattaattttcaagtttatatatttattttttgaatttttttaaaattattttatttttaaattgatacGTAGAACACATgattcatataatttaaatgatagTGTTGCTAGCGAGCTACTTGAGTCCTACCACTCAGCATGTCCGCTTGACGTAGCATGCCACGTGacctctttttatttatttatttatttatttatttattttaaaaataaaaagtagcgGGCATTTGAAACCAAAATCGAGTAAGGGAATCCATTCGAAATATGAAACCCTAGACCAGAGGACCGGTGGTGACAACCTCCAAGCATGCGACCTTTTGTTAATACTAGAAGTGAGTTATAATTGCtcgaaaaatatttgtgtttgtagtatttagatgttaagatgagatgaacgGAGCCTTTGATGGATATAAGTTTAAAAATGTAAAGATCTCAGTCACCTTGGAATCAAATGTCTTCTCTGCTTTATGGCTCCAACTTTCTGCACCAAAACAGAAGCCAACTTCAGGGCATCATAAGCTACTTGCAAGTGAGTTTTTTGGGCtggaaaacaaaaatcttcTTGTTAACCAAATACTCCAATCCAACGTCTTACAGCTGGGACCGTATTCGGTATTCAAGAATATCTGCCGCCTGTTGTTTGAACTGTTGTCTGTACTCATTcgtttggttttggttttgtttttgttttttatttatataactatGTGACGTGGCATGGTTAAGTGGACAAACGGAGTGAGCAAAGTTAGGCCGAAtagtaactttttttaaaaataaaatatttaatttgtaagatttaaattttaatttatttttttaaataaattttgtcatatATACCATAGTTAGCTTATAtctaaaatctttattttttaatgtctttttttttttgccaagaTAGAGAGAGTGCAACAATGTAGTTTTAGATAGTTTGAACAGCAAGGGTGGTCACCACCTGAGAGGCCATGGGTTAAGGTAAATTGAGATGTAGTAGTTGACAAAGAACACTCTCAACGGTATTGGAATTATAGTAAGGGATTTTCATAGGGAGGTCTTGGTAATTATTAGAGAACTTGCTGTTTTTTGTACAGACTCTACTTTAGTAGAAGCTAGAGCAGCATTGACTGCATGTATGTTCTGTCATGAACTAGGTTTTGAGAAAGTGATATTAGAAGGAGATGCTAAGTTAGTGGTTAATGCAGTAAATATAATTTCACTAAGTTTGGGCATGTTGTAGAGGAAATCaagttatttatatagaataattcttttcatcaattactatttattaaatacactatattatatgaaaaaataaagaaaaacttgtCTGATATAGGATGTGAACATGAATAATAACTTATGCATAGAAAAATCCAATCATATATGATTCTGTTtcgattaataataataataataataataataataattttaaattaaacgtaattcgatggataaagaaaaaaaaaccggAAATAtactaaagaaagaaagaaaaccccAACGCTCTGTTGCGACGCGTGGAGGTATGGTGgaccccttctctctctcccccctctctctctctcatgcttAGAACTCTTCAAAACTATAAACAGACAAACCATCTTAAGTTCCTATCGTCGTCTTCTTCGATCTTCATCACCCTATCCAAAGATTCCAAACCCTAATCTCAGAGAGCGATGGATCCCAATCCGAAAAGCTTCCCGATCCTCTCCTACGTCATGGCCCGACTACCTTCTCTCGGACCCAGACCTGCTGCTCCCACCTCCGAATTTGACCTTGAACAGCAACCGACGCCGCACTCCAAGCCACCCTCAGatccttcttcctcttcgtgTCAGGTCCGAATTGAGGACGACATGCCTCACTTGACCCACCCGGGGGTCCTGGCCTCTATGACCCGCGCCATCTCCGACGTCGCCCAGACCCGATCTGTGCTTTATACCCTGGGCCCCCGCCCCGACCACGAGGCTGTCGACAATGCCAGGTCCAAGCTCGCTGAAATCGAAGCCAACCTGGCTAAACAGCTTGAGGAAATTGTGCTCTCCCCCCGCCCGGCCGACGTCGACCGCCTCCAGTGGCGATCGCACCTCGCGGAGCGTGAGGACGACTATAGGAGGTCGGCCGATAAGGAGAAGCTAGCCTTCAAGGCGGTGCTCGCGGTGGACGAGATGCACGACGCTTACGAGAAGCTTCTGAAGGAGGCGGAGGAGAGGCTGGAGAAGATTTACGAGACGGCACAGACCACGGCGGGGGAGTATTCTCCGGAGGATGAGTTCCCGCCGCAGACTGAGGAGCCGAACGAGGAAGTGATTGGGATTTTGCAGGCGGCGTCTGGTGAAGGATTGGAGCAGGTCGATTTGTCGGGTCGTAGGTTGAGGTTCTTGCCGGAGGCTTTCGGTCGGATTCGGAGCCTGGTTGCGCTTGACATTTCGAGTAATCAACTTGAGgtaattttactattttcttgTTAGCATAATTTTGTGTAGACCGTACGGGCTTGGACTATGCAAATTCTGGTAGTTGTATGCTTCATTCAGCAGGACTGTGACTTTATTAGATGGACAGGAtgtatacttttattttttgttgtatttttaaCATAAGTTTTTGACTGGAATATGTAATGGGTGAATCAAAATGCATTAATCCTTCTGAAAAATGATAGCCCCTAGTAGTGAAACGCGGTTGTGTCCACAAAATGGACTTACAATTATTCTTGGGTCAAGGCGTCTGACTCATGTGGGGACTATTTAGATGGTACACGCTGGATGTGGCCGCATCATTGAATTCCTTTCTAGgctcaaaacatatttttaagccTTTCTAAGCTTTAAACATTATTCTAGAAGCAGCTGCAGAATGATAATCTTGTAAGGGAAGCCAAAAATAGCCTCTTGttccacaaaatccatacaAGAAACTATTTAAACAAAGAACACAAAATCGCAGCTGTTCagactcattaaaaataaaacatataatctTAACTTGTTCAAAGGCTTTACATATGGTGAGGCTTTCGTCATGAGCGCTTAGATATAAAATTAAGTGCCCTGTTCATGTTTTGTTCCCTTAAATCAATGGCAATTCGTTTTGCTATATTTAGCTGCTTTTCTGGtgtaatttctcatttttaaagTTCCGTTTCTGGCATAATTCAGTGTCTTGGTTTGCAAATATCCAAAGTTTGATTATTTCATGTCCATTTCTACCTTTTGGTGTGTTGTTAAAATTTCCATTAAATTTTATCTTCTGATTGTCGTATTTTCCCTTCCATTCAATTGAATTCTGGGTGAAAGTAACAGGTCATCCCTGACTCGATAGCGGGACTAGAAAATCTTGAGGAGCTTAACGCCTCAGCTAATTTTTTGGGGTCTCTGCCTGACTCAATTGGCTTGttacaaaaactgaaaattctGAACGTCTCAGGAAACAAGCTGGGTTCCCTCCCTGACAGTATCTGTCATTGCAGGTAATTATCAAAgcaaaaactaaagaaaaaaatagtgccatattcttttccccttttcctttcttttatgatATGTAGTTGTCTTTCAATATATATTCAGGTCATTGGTGGAGATAGATGTGAGCTTCAACAACCTGACATATTTGCCAACAAATATTGGTTATGAATTAGTAAATCTAAAGAAGCTTTCAATACATTTGAACAAGATTCGTTCCCTTCCCAGTTCGGTGTGTGAGATGAAGTCTTTGCGCTGGTTGGATGCTCACTTCAATGAGCTCCATGGCCTTCCTCTTGCGATTGGAAGATTGACTAATCTTGAAATTCTCAATCTTGGCAGTAATTTTAGTGACCTAAAGGAACTCCCTGACACATTTGGTGATTTGACAAACCTCAAGGAACTTGATCTCAGCAACAATCAAATCCATGCTCTTCCTGATACATTTGGTCGGCTTGACAATTTGACCAAACTCAACTTGGAACAAAATCCTCTTGTAATTCCTCCAGCTGAGGTTGTGAGTGAAGGAGTTGAAGCTGTCAAagtttttatggctaaatggtGGCTTGAGATACTGGCggaggaagaaaggaagagcGTGCTTGAAATGCAAGAACATGCCCAGACCGGATGGTTGACTCGCAGTACCTCATGgatgaaaaattatgtttcaagtGTTTCGGATTATTTGGGGTCTCCCAGGGGATCTCCTAGGGACCCTTATCTTGATCAGCAGCTATGATGCtgataaatttgattttgatgtcTCACTTTCTTTTGCCCAAATGTGAAGCTGATGTTACGCCTTAAGGTCAAAGAGATGGCCATGATCTGCTGCAATCTTCTCACTTCCTATTTTTCACTACATCCAGTCAACCTTCAGGGTGGCTGAGCATCTTCAGATTTTGTTCTCTTTCCAGTTCAGTTGTTTGCGTATAAGAGTTTTGTAGGAAATCTAATAGGTATGGCCTGctgtgacttttattttttatgacagtAGTTGATTTTGCTTATAGTTGGACATCCAGTATAATCTGGATTATCAGAATTTTTGCACCCATTTTTTTGCAGCTTTCACCACTTCAAACAAAATTGTCCAGCTCCTTTCCTTGGGGAACATCATGCTATACGGCAGCCATGTTGACCTGCAATATCATGCTACAGCAGGCGATAAACTGTCagtgctttttattttttatttattttacttttatgcaCATTTTGGCTAACAGATGTccaaagatattatattatatatgattgaaCTGCATGGTAACAGTTTCAATAAAATCATGCAATCAATTCTATTTATGGATGAAAGCATTCGGTTCTGGATATTCCATCCTTCTCATAGGAAGATGATATGCAGAGATTTATTATACAATTCCAAACCAACCTAGAAGCACTACCATTTTTATACGGGTGGAATTATCTGTGGAGGTGGGGGAGAGTTTTATGGGGGTGTTGAGTGATGCCTAGGGAGCTTCGGTTTGTTGGATAGGTATCTATTTTAATGTACAacatgagatattttttatcatttcactTGTCAAAATATCATATGTTTTACATTGAATAGATGCTATAGGCGTTggtcttgtatatgtcctgtttACTTGGGCTTTTGTCTATTCtcttgatcaataaaatcttatttaccgattaaaaaaaaaaaaaaaaagagatcatATTTGGCAAGTCGTgtacatttcttttgaaaaaaatagataaatttggaatctatataaaaaaaattattttttaatggtagattttactatttttttaaagagtgcATGATATTTGCACACTCTAGGACTGaatttagcattactcaatcCAAACTAAGCAGAGTTTTTTGTGCACGGGCAGCGTGTTATCCTCGATAATTTCTTGGAAGTGTGTTGGTAATCATGTCCTAAATGTCTTCAAGATCCTTTGGATCAATTGGCAAAACTTTGGTTTCTCCCTAAGAGAACCAAGGATCTAATCTCCCATCttccatgtataaaaaaaaaaaaaaaaaaaaaaaaatacatatatttattggACAAGTCCTAAATGTCGTCATTAATTTCTGGAAAAACTagtgtgttttttcttttcatagttCGAAGCATTTCGGTTGACAGGAGCAGATATAATTCCTGTGTCCCTTCTTCCCTAAACGGTTAGTGAGTACAttggaatgaaagaaaaatataagtaaatttaaattggATAAATATCTAGTGTGAGctattaaaacaaataatacaaatttaatatatgtgactcaatttttaaatatatatatatatatatatatacacacacacacacacacacagacacacaaaatataaattaatttcttcattttttaattaaatattttaaaattgatcaaattggtCCTTTGTTAGAGTTCGATTAGTAAACTAGAAGCTTCACATCAGCAGAGTGTAGTTTGATATGAGAGCTCCAAATGCTCTGAGAGTAGcataattttggatttttttaaaacacattattattaaaaagaatatcgGAAATTATTTATCCCAACAAATCATCATTTATAGAAATACTTTGActacaaaatgattacacaaaaattaaCTTATTCCAAGCAGAATGCTTAACAAAACTCATCTTCTCATTTAAGCTCTCTTTAGGAATATTCTTCAAGAgtttcatattcataaattgAAATACAATAAATgggaaaaaatattagaaaattgaaaaaaaaaaaaaaaactgtagttTATGACTATTGTTTGTCCACAAACAGTCGTGATATGATGAGTGGGAGTGCCATAGAGGTGGACACTGGAAATGTGACCAGAGGTGTGGGAGGAATACTGGGAGCCCTCCCAGTTGATTCTGATCCGTCACTCTGTGTATTAACCAATATTCTCTCATATGATGTTGATTTTACTCGGAAAAAGATTATATAACCTTTTAAGATTGGGAAGAGGTAGCAGAGGCAATTCCATGCTCTCCATCTCTGCCTAACTCTATGCAAGAGTAGCTTGATTTTGCTTTGTTGGACACTGGCCGATAACTATTTGCCTTGATGAACTcagttaattattattattttattattggcaTTGGGTGTTTGGACTTTGGAGTCCCGATTAATATTGGAAGTGCATAGGCCTTGACAAAGAATTTCTTGCAAGTCCACATAACACAATGagtaatttaatatgaaattctCCCGATTTGATGATCCTAAATTCCTAAGAGTGTGAATGCAGAATTTTGAATCTAGGACATCCGGTTCATTCGCTCACCCCAAAGACCACTGCGGCACCCCCTTTGGAGTTTGATGAACTCGTCTTCTTGATTTAGGGTGACTAAGAGCATTGACATCGGTCTCTTCAAAATGAAggaatcttcaaaatttgaatggtTTGTGATTAAAAACATTGCATTGGATTCGGTAAAACAATCAAAACTCCAACTTTGAGCTATAGTGCATTTACTTTCATCTCTATATTTGAAGACGAGAAGTGTTATACGGCATCCACTGtagtggtgcacacaatgcacacactacgtggatgcctctcatccaattttttttttttttcttcctttggcttctctctctcatctctctctcaccagcGCCTCtctcccgtctctctctctcatcaactctctctcatcatcttcgctctctctctcatctctgctctctctctctctctctctctctctctctctctctctctctctctctctctctctcgtcttgctctctctctcatctctgctctctctctctctcgtctcgctctctctctcatctctcgtctctctctctctctctcatctctgctctctctctctctcgtctcgctctctctctcatctctcatctcgctctctctctcatctttgcTCTCTatctctcgtctcgctctctctcatctatgctctctctcttgtctcgctctct includes:
- the LOC121237290 gene encoding plant intracellular Ras-group-related LRR protein 9-like, producing MDPNPKSFPILSYVMARLPSLGPRPAAPTSEFDLEQQPTPHSKPPSDPSSSSCQVRIEDDMPHLTHPGVLASMTRAISDVAQTRSVLYTLGPRPDHEAVDNARSKLAEIEANLAKQLEEIVLSPRPADVDRLQWRSHLAEREDDYRRSADKEKLAFKAVLAVDEMHDAYEKLLKEAEERLEKIYETAQTTAGEYSPEDEFPPQTEEPNEEVIGILQAASGEGLEQVDLSGRRLRFLPEAFGRIRSLVALDISSNQLEVIPDSIAGLENLEELNASANFLGSLPDSIGLLQKLKILNVSGNKLGSLPDSICHCRSLVEIDVSFNNLTYLPTNIGYELVNLKKLSIHLNKIRSLPSSVCEMKSLRWLDAHFNELHGLPLAIGRLTNLEILNLGSNFSDLKELPDTFGDLTNLKELDLSNNQIHALPDTFGRLDNLTKLNLEQNPLVIPPAEVVSEGVEAVKVFMAKWWLEILAEEERKSVLEMQEHAQTGWLTRSTSWMKNYVSSVSDYLGSPRGSPRDPYLDQQL